A window of the Gloeobacter morelensis MG652769 genome harbors these coding sequences:
- a CDS encoding FG-GAP-like repeat-containing protein, producing MRFALSLTLSLLGLTLPASAQVLRYNVGGGVYTDTSGNRWEADTVCGGAVGTFANPAIKDTENDPLYWDEKWGDYTCSVPASGQTEACISRSENYLNSTGRKQDVYFEGQKVESALDVFALVGKNTALTRCYTANVTDGAATVEIRGVGDTSKNASFGNGILNALKIEVKGGSTSNVSVSLQGITDGQQFKSTDKPKIEAKILGQPKGAAVSVTFEGDGKFIKTENYSPYCAAGDNSGPEGGCAGYDLSKLSTGSHTIQAKATVDGKSYSSAVIDFSISSSTSSGGISSSLFEWSFIDADLPTGSNGRWGYGQTAQGLYDIDKDGDLDLFSGRAAYTGGALYWFEYQGPDTWVRRSIGTNGDAGVGAAAHDVDGDGWVDLITAKKWYRNPQSPRSSSSWPTYTYDESGLEDHDIVVADVDGDGKKDVVSGYANSKEDNQNLRWYKIPSDPKGPWSSKTVGRMYHAAFAPKGVADLDGDGDLDIARVDGFYRNNGGASSWTFVGGLDFGQDGCKYAWGARAWIADLDKDGKNDLIQSDAECHGDTAGSNGVAVFWGSGGGNFTKQVLPQTDGATRGAFHSLALADFDGDGDLDIFSGEMEGADGEEFVLGEKFARWWIWEKTGTRSFVERQILDAKLGAHETVVGDVDGDGDPDIVSKVWNAQEGNAAGGNGHAVLLRNQRN from the coding sequence ATGCGATTCGCTTTGAGTTTAACATTGAGCCTGCTGGGCCTGACATTGCCCGCCAGCGCCCAGGTCCTGCGCTACAACGTGGGTGGGGGGGTATACACCGACACCTCCGGCAACCGCTGGGAGGCTGACACGGTTTGCGGTGGGGCGGTTGGTACCTTTGCCAATCCCGCTATCAAGGATACAGAAAACGACCCCCTCTACTGGGACGAGAAGTGGGGCGATTACACCTGCTCGGTCCCGGCGAGCGGCCAAACCGAGGCGTGCATATCGCGCTCGGAGAACTATCTCAATAGCACTGGTCGCAAGCAAGATGTCTATTTCGAGGGCCAGAAGGTCGAAAGCGCCCTGGACGTGTTTGCACTGGTGGGCAAGAATACCGCCCTCACCAGGTGCTACACCGCGAACGTGACGGACGGCGCAGCAACCGTCGAGATCCGAGGGGTAGGAGACACCTCGAAGAACGCCAGCTTCGGCAATGGCATCCTCAACGCCCTCAAAATCGAAGTCAAGGGCGGCTCCACCAGTAATGTGTCAGTGAGCCTGCAGGGCATAACCGACGGCCAGCAGTTCAAATCGACCGATAAACCGAAAATCGAAGCAAAAATTCTTGGCCAGCCTAAAGGGGCGGCGGTATCAGTGACTTTTGAGGGTGACGGCAAATTTATCAAAACTGAGAACTATTCGCCGTACTGTGCTGCCGGAGATAACAGCGGCCCGGAGGGTGGCTGTGCCGGGTACGATCTGTCCAAGCTGAGTACAGGTAGTCACACCATTCAGGCAAAGGCGACCGTGGATGGGAAGAGCTACTCTTCGGCGGTGATCGATTTTTCAATTAGCTCTTCTACTTCTAGCGGCGGCATCTCGTCTTCGCTCTTTGAGTGGAGCTTTATCGATGCGGATCTGCCGACCGGTTCGAATGGCCGGTGGGGGTACGGGCAAACTGCCCAGGGTCTGTACGATATCGACAAAGACGGAGATCTGGACCTGTTTAGCGGCCGGGCCGCTTACACCGGTGGGGCGCTCTACTGGTTCGAGTACCAGGGACCGGATACCTGGGTACGCCGGTCGATCGGTACCAACGGGGATGCCGGGGTTGGGGCGGCCGCCCACGACGTGGACGGTGACGGGTGGGTGGATTTGATCACCGCCAAAAAGTGGTACAGAAATCCCCAGAGCCCCCGTTCCAGTTCCTCCTGGCCCACCTATACCTACGACGAGTCGGGATTGGAAGACCACGATATCGTCGTGGCGGACGTCGATGGCGACGGCAAGAAGGACGTGGTCAGTGGCTACGCCAACAGCAAAGAGGATAACCAGAACCTGCGCTGGTACAAGATCCCTTCCGATCCCAAAGGGCCGTGGAGCAGCAAAACCGTGGGACGCATGTACCACGCCGCTTTTGCACCTAAAGGGGTAGCAGATCTCGACGGCGACGGTGACCTGGATATCGCCCGGGTGGACGGCTTCTACCGCAATAACGGTGGCGCCTCTTCCTGGACTTTTGTAGGCGGACTGGATTTTGGCCAGGACGGCTGCAAGTACGCATGGGGAGCCCGGGCGTGGATAGCCGATCTCGACAAAGACGGCAAGAACGATCTGATCCAGTCGGACGCCGAGTGCCACGGAGACACTGCAGGCAGCAACGGTGTGGCCGTCTTCTGGGGTTCGGGCGGGGGTAATTTTACCAAGCAGGTGCTCCCGCAGACAGACGGCGCAACCCGTGGAGCATTCCACAGCCTCGCGCTCGCGGATTTTGACGGCGACGGGGATCTCGATATTTTCTCTGGCGAGATGGAGGGCGCTGACGGCGAAGAGTTTGTCCTGGGTGAGAAGTTTGCCCGCTGGTGGATCTGGGAGAAAACGGGCACACGCAGTTTCGTCGAAAGGCAGATCCTCGACGCCAAACTGGGCGCTCATGAAACCGTCGTAGGCGATGTCGATGGCGACGGCGATCCGGACATTGTCAGCAAAGTCTGGAACGCACAAGAAGGTAATGCTGCCGGTGGCAACGGCCACGCGGTGCTGCTGAGAAATCAACGCAACTAA
- a CDS encoding tail fiber domain-containing protein, with translation MHAKRTVSAISSLGVAALLGCASQALAQTAVPEAAGLETRSPSRGTVLAPPATLSGATDNRALFTTTQKGQAAAASFQIDNLQPVRDSTPAVLGVNLGPSDGSSSAGIGVEGQGGRYGLAGYGTSQDATGVVARGGFTGVDASGDRIGVNASGGFVGVEATGDFNGVIGTATFVDNAEGGTGVLGSGFIGVAGSSDSGSAAVFTGGAEGGGSCTYSGGAGWSCTSDRNQKENFHPINPRTILEKLSIVEISGWTMKGDKQRTPHIGPTAQDFHAAFKVGGNERTINTADAQGVALAAIKGLHAEVLQKERGLAQLRNLVAELQKKLAGQAVVLADLGAALRRTRRSAPAPARTR, from the coding sequence ATGCATGCCAAACGCACCGTTTCTGCCATTTCGTCGTTGGGTGTGGCCGCCCTACTTGGCTGCGCCTCCCAGGCGCTTGCCCAAACGGCCGTCCCTGAAGCCGCTGGACTAGAAACCCGAAGCCCCTCGCGCGGCACGGTACTCGCTCCGCCTGCCACCCTCTCTGGCGCGACCGACAACCGCGCGCTTTTCACGACCACCCAGAAGGGCCAGGCTGCAGCGGCGAGTTTCCAGATCGACAACCTCCAACCGGTCCGCGACTCCACCCCTGCGGTCCTGGGCGTCAACCTCGGGCCTTCCGACGGTTCGTCCTCAGCCGGTATCGGTGTCGAGGGGCAAGGGGGAAGGTACGGTCTCGCGGGCTACGGCACTTCGCAAGATGCCACAGGGGTCGTCGCCCGTGGCGGGTTCACCGGGGTGGATGCCAGCGGCGACCGGATCGGGGTTAACGCCAGCGGCGGGTTCGTCGGGGTGGAAGCCACAGGTGATTTTAACGGTGTGATCGGCACAGCAACTTTCGTGGATAACGCAGAGGGTGGCACCGGTGTACTGGGTTCGGGGTTTATAGGCGTAGCCGGCAGCAGCGATTCCGGCTCCGCCGCCGTCTTCACCGGCGGAGCCGAGGGCGGCGGCTCCTGCACCTACTCGGGTGGCGCCGGATGGAGTTGCACTTCCGATCGCAACCAGAAAGAAAACTTTCACCCCATTAATCCCAGAACCATCCTCGAAAAATTGAGCATCGTCGAAATCTCTGGCTGGACGATGAAAGGCGACAAACAGCGAACCCCCCACATCGGCCCCACCGCCCAGGATTTCCACGCCGCCTTCAAAGTCGGCGGCAACGAGCGCACCATCAACACCGCCGACGCTCAGGGCGTGGCGCTCGCCGCCATCAAGGGCTTGCACGCCGAAGTACTGCAAAAAGAGCGGGGCCTCGCGCAGTTGCGCAACCTGGTGGCCGAACTGCAGAAGAAATTGGCTGGCCAGGCGGTGGTGTTGGCCGATTTGGGTGCAGCCCTTCGGCGCACGCGGCGCTCCGCTCCCGCCCCTGCCCGCACCCGGTGA
- a CDS encoding RNA-guided endonuclease InsQ/TnpB family protein — MKVSPEQASKMDALLGAFADACNWIHAQVPLTLRNQLKMQALVYHQVRVLFGLSANLAIQAIRRVADARKANRAYQFRPTSIRYDARIFTFRERDWTVSLTMLDGRERFSLALGNYQRRLLAGESPRAAVLSKRQDGTYYVQIVLERAAPTPPPCADVLGVDFGRTDIVHTTKGETFSGKTIQVVRERHHKLRQALQSKAAKGTRVSRRSCRRLLKRLSGRERRFGRHTNHCISKHLVNQAREHSWTIALEALTGIRERTNQQPRSKTERRLANSWSFYQLRQFLEYKALTAGVSVVLVHPAWTSKTCHCCHQMGERQGKSFRCVDGCGWHGDTDLNGARNIRCLGLLVNQPEGSAHPCAYACEWPRSKARPIALCA, encoded by the coding sequence TTGAAAGTATCCCCCGAGCAAGCCTCGAAAATGGATGCCTTGCTCGGGGCGTTTGCGGATGCTTGCAACTGGATCCATGCCCAGGTGCCACTCACGCTGCGCAATCAGTTGAAGATGCAGGCACTGGTTTACCACCAGGTGCGGGTGCTGTTCGGGTTGTCTGCCAATCTGGCCATTCAGGCGATTCGCCGGGTCGCCGATGCCCGTAAAGCCAACCGCGCTTACCAGTTTCGGCCGACCAGCATCCGCTATGATGCTCGAATATTTACCTTTCGCGAGCGTGACTGGACTGTGAGCCTGACGATGCTCGACGGTCGAGAGCGGTTCAGTCTGGCCCTTGGCAACTACCAACGCAGGTTGCTGGCAGGCGAGTCCCCCAGGGCGGCCGTGCTGAGCAAGCGGCAGGATGGCACCTACTACGTTCAGATCGTCCTTGAACGCGCTGCCCCCACGCCACCGCCCTGCGCCGACGTGCTTGGCGTGGATTTTGGTCGCACGGATATTGTCCACACCACCAAAGGAGAAACCTTCAGCGGCAAGACCATTCAGGTGGTGCGCGAGCGCCACCACAAATTGAGACAGGCTCTCCAATCGAAGGCCGCGAAAGGCACAAGAGTGAGTCGGCGCAGTTGCCGTAGACTCTTGAAACGGTTGTCCGGTCGGGAGAGACGCTTCGGTCGTCATACCAACCACTGCATCAGTAAGCATCTGGTCAACCAGGCCAGGGAGCACAGTTGGACGATCGCCCTCGAAGCCCTGACGGGTATCCGGGAACGCACCAACCAGCAGCCCAGGAGCAAGACGGAGCGCCGCCTGGCCAATAGCTGGAGCTTCTACCAATTGAGGCAGTTTCTGGAATACAAAGCGCTGACGGCCGGGGTATCTGTGGTGCTGGTCCACCCGGCCTGGACTTCCAAGACTTGCCACTGCTGCCACCAGATGGGTGAGCGGCAGGGTAAGAGCTTCCGGTGCGTGGATGGCTGTGGTTGGCACGGTGATACCGACTTGAATGGGGCGAGGAATATTCGCTGTTTGGGGCTGCTTGTAAACCAGCCCGAAGGATCGGCCCACCCGTGCGCCTATGCGTGCGAGTGGCCCAGGTCCAAAGCCCGCCCTATAGCGCTTTGCGCTTAG
- a CDS encoding LexA family protein encodes MEGPLDLNTHLVRHPAATFYLRVAGDSMSPAVQPGALLVVDHALEPADGSIVVAVVDAELTLKRLRLSGGRVLLAADNGGYPPIRIAGDARLEIWGVVVAAINIFV; translated from the coding sequence GTGGAAGGCCCCCTGGACCTCAACACCCATCTGGTCCGGCACCCCGCCGCCACCTTTTATCTGCGTGTGGCCGGCGATTCGATGAGCCCGGCCGTCCAACCCGGCGCGCTCCTGGTGGTCGATCACGCCCTTGAACCGGCCGACGGGTCGATCGTCGTCGCAGTGGTGGACGCCGAATTGACGCTGAAGCGTCTGCGGCTGTCCGGCGGCCGGGTGCTGCTGGCGGCCGACAACGGCGGCTATCCCCCGATCCGGATCGCGGGTGATGCCCGGCTGGAGATCTGGGGCGTTGTCGTCGCCGCGATCAACATCTTTGTCTGA
- a CDS encoding DUF4113 domain-containing protein, which yields MRFAGEGIGQRWQTRAQHRSPRWTTRWAELPVATTTRVILSCTDAVAGGGHHARER from the coding sequence GTGCGCTTCGCGGGCGAAGGCATCGGCCAGCGGTGGCAGACACGGGCTCAGCACCGTTCGCCCCGCTGGACCACCAGGTGGGCGGAGCTTCCTGTGGCGACGACGACCCGCGTGATCTTGTCTTGCACCGATGCGGTCGCGGGAGGGGGCCATCATGCCCGGGAGCGGTAG